A stretch of the Bacteroidales bacterium genome encodes the following:
- a CDS encoding four helix bundle protein — MANKIYDLEERTFQFAKEVRLFIKTLQKTIANIEDSKQIVRSSGSVGANYIEANESFSKKDFIYRIKICRKEAKESSYWLRLIKETNEISDIKPAEKLIQESTELKKIFSAILEKSK; from the coding sequence ATGGCAAATAAAATATATGATTTAGAAGAAAGAACTTTTCAATTTGCAAAAGAAGTCAGACTTTTTATTAAAACTTTACAAAAAACAATTGCAAATATTGAAGATTCCAAACAAATTGTTCGTTCATCAGGTTCAGTAGGAGCAAATTATATTGAAGCAAATGAATCTTTCAGTAAAAAAGACTTTATTTACAGAATTAAAATATGCAGAAAAGAAGCAAAAGAAAGCTCTTATTGGTTAAGATTAATAAAAGAAACTAATGAAATTTCTGATATAAAACCTGCAGAAAAACTAATTCAAGAATCAACAGAGTTAAAAAAGATATTTTCAGCTATTTTAGAAAAATCAAAATAG
- a CDS encoding T9SS type A sorting domain-containing protein, which produces MKNISKLFIVLLFMQFIFIKSIILSYSQNPQWINYTNGQRIEAIACDEGFLWVGTYGGVVKINNTTGEKVFFNKANSGLPSNYIYSIAIDNNGCKWFVSGDNIVKFDGTNWIIYNYSNSGLPFTTIKSITIDDDNNKWIGTGSGGLVKFDGVNWTVYNTSNSGLPNNFIKTIAIDDIGNKWIGTMDGGMVKFDDTNWTVYNTSNSGLSDNDINVIAVDDAGNIWIGTAFNGITLYDGTNWTIYNTLNSDLSDDNIFSIYIDNSGNKWIGTYFGGLSLFDGTNWTIYNTSNSDLPDNTILAITKDDNGNKWIGTMDGGIVKFDDINWSIHNTSNSGLPNNYVSTIVNDNIRNKWFGTIDGGVVNFNGANWSIFNTTNSDLPANSITSIAIDNSNNKWFSTYEGVALFDDTNWTIYNTSNSGLHSDYIQAIAIDNIGNKWFGGGFHSVSLFDGTNWTTYTSSNSGLPPGRIYCITIDNNGNKWFGTNLGVAKFDGLEWIIYNPDLPPGSCIHSITIDNSGNKWFGTNNGVAKFDGTNWTIYNTSNSDLPNNYVNSIVIDNSGIKWFGTNNGVAEFDGTNWNIYNQLNSCIASMGIKSINIDNNNNKWFVGFGGISVFNEDGISLYIKQRQQIDLDKILVFPNPASDNLTIITQSNFHQRNWNNISIIINDLYGREIKKVTAMTNKRQLNIDISELISGVYYVSIYSTAGIITKSFIKI; this is translated from the coding sequence ATGAAAAATATATCAAAATTATTTATTGTATTATTATTTATGCAGTTTATATTTATAAAAAGTATCATTTTAAGTTATTCTCAAAATCCACAATGGATTAATTACACTAACGGACAAAGAATTGAAGCAATAGCCTGCGATGAAGGATTTTTATGGGTTGGAACCTATGGTGGAGTAGTTAAAATAAATAATACAACAGGAGAAAAAGTTTTTTTTAATAAAGCCAATTCGGGATTACCATCAAATTATATCTATTCAATTGCTATTGACAATAATGGGTGTAAATGGTTTGTCTCCGGCGATAATATTGTAAAGTTTGACGGAACAAATTGGATTATTTATAATTATTCAAATTCAGGACTTCCATTTACAACTATCAAATCAATTACGATAGATGATGATAACAATAAGTGGATTGGAACAGGTAGCGGAGGTTTGGTAAAATTTGACGGAGTAAATTGGACTGTTTATAATACATCAAATTCTGGATTACCTAACAATTTTATCAAAACAATAGCTATTGATGATATTGGAAATAAATGGATAGGAACAATGGATGGAGGTATGGTTAAATTTGATGATACAAATTGGACTGTTTATAATACATCAAATTCTGGATTATCTGATAATGATATTAATGTAATTGCAGTTGATGATGCGGGAAATATATGGATAGGAACAGCTTTTAATGGTATTACTCTTTATGACGGCACAAATTGGACTATATACAATACATTAAATTCAGATTTATCTGATGATAATATTTTTTCAATTTATATAGATAATAGCGGGAATAAATGGATAGGAACATACTTTGGTGGTTTATCTTTATTTGATGGTACAAATTGGACTATTTATAATACATCGAATTCAGATTTACCGGATAATACTATTTTAGCAATTACAAAAGATGATAATGGGAATAAATGGATAGGAACAATGGATGGAGGTATAGTTAAATTTGATGATATAAACTGGTCAATTCATAATACATCAAATTCAGGTTTACCGAATAACTATGTTAGTACAATCGTTAATGATAATATTCGAAATAAATGGTTTGGTACAATTGATGGTGGCGTTGTTAATTTTAATGGTGCAAACTGGTCTATTTTTAATACTACAAATTCTGACTTGCCTGCTAACAGTATAACTTCAATTGCAATAGATAATAGTAACAATAAATGGTTCAGTACTTACGAAGGTGTTGCTTTATTTGATGACACCAATTGGACTATTTATAATACATCAAATTCTGGCTTGCATAGTGATTATATCCAAGCAATTGCAATTGATAATATTGGGAATAAATGGTTTGGTGGTGGTTTTCATAGTGTTTCATTATTTGATGGTACAAATTGGACTACTTATACTTCTTCTAATTCAGGTTTACCACCTGGAAGAATATATTGTATTACAATAGACAATAACGGAAACAAATGGTTTGGTACTAATTTAGGAGTAGCAAAATTTGACGGTTTAGAATGGATTATTTATAATCCGGATTTGCCTCCGGGAAGTTGTATACACAGCATTACAATAGATAATAGCGGAAATAAATGGTTTGGAACCAATAACGGAGTAGCAAAATTTGATGGAACAAATTGGACTATTTATAATACATCAAATTCAGATTTACCTAATAATTATGTCAATTCAATTGTAATAGATAACAGCGGAATTAAATGGTTTGGGACTAATAATGGAGTAGCAGAATTTGACGGCACAAATTGGAATATATATAATCAGTTAAATTCTTGTATTGCAAGTATGGGTATTAAATCAATTAATATAGACAATAATAATAATAAGTGGTTTGTTGGTTTTGGAGGGATTTCTGTTTTTAATGAGGATGGTATTAGTCTCTATATAAAACAGCGTCAACAAATCGACCTTGATAAAATTTTAGTATTTCCAAATCCCGCAAGTGATAATTTGACTATTATTACACAATCAAATT
- a CDS encoding cytochrome c biogenesis protein ResB, whose translation MVEKNKRKLFNYPWKYKEGFVISGILILLGLIIGYFYKNPVSFPSFPTNLSIVITYTLLLAAFYKFENNNKIIQWLASIPAAITSTVLFTILSVLLGFILQVSSGTINTDDIWYRLGFTHLTTSWLFVFAYLFFITSLGFATVKMFMPFKRKKIGILFSHAGLYIIILAGIAGSGDNIRSYFVLGSNQDFTDKVRAFDSDIYYKTPFKLQLLKFDIIEYNPKVVLVDAKTGYLILPDNNKHFIIDKGEKAEFLNWRIEIKEFLKYSFPKDTLLSSFTEWNMIPALPSAYIEIYDKNNNLINKDWCTCGNFSIPRKNVRVNEDYYFAMLSPEPKEYSSDIKAILPNGSEERFTLKVNSPKTISGWKLYQTGYNEQMGKWSDYSIIEAGRDPWLPAVYTGIFLLIFGAFYLFWLGGKSINGNKQKHEK comes from the coding sequence GTGGTTGAAAAAAATAAGCGTAAACTGTTTAATTATCCGTGGAAATACAAGGAGGGATTTGTGATTTCCGGAATATTGATTTTATTGGGGTTAATTATCGGTTATTTTTATAAAAATCCGGTATCATTTCCGAGTTTCCCCACAAATCTTTCAATTGTAATTACATATACTTTATTGTTAGCTGCATTTTATAAATTTGAAAATAACAATAAAATAATTCAATGGTTGGCAAGTATTCCGGCTGCAATTACTTCGACTGTTTTGTTTACAATCTTATCAGTATTATTAGGTTTTATATTACAAGTAAGTTCAGGAACAATTAATACTGATGATATTTGGTATCGACTTGGCTTTACTCATCTTACAACCAGCTGGTTATTCGTTTTTGCTTATTTATTTTTCATAACATCTTTGGGTTTTGCAACCGTTAAAATGTTTATGCCTTTTAAAAGGAAAAAAATAGGAATATTATTCAGTCATGCCGGTTTATATATAATTATTTTAGCAGGTATTGCAGGCAGCGGCGACAATATCAGAAGTTATTTTGTTTTGGGAAGCAATCAAGATTTTACTGACAAGGTTAGAGCCTTTGATTCAGATATTTATTATAAAACACCTTTTAAGTTACAATTATTAAAATTCGATATTATTGAGTATAATCCGAAAGTTGTTTTAGTAGATGCAAAAACAGGATATCTTATTTTGCCTGATAACAACAAGCATTTTATTATTGATAAAGGAGAAAAAGCCGAATTTTTAAATTGGAGAATAGAAATAAAAGAATTTTTAAAATATTCCTTTCCGAAAGATACATTATTATCATCATTTACAGAATGGAATATGATTCCGGCACTTCCTTCAGCTTATATTGAGATATATGATAAAAATAACAATTTAATAAATAAAGATTGGTGTACATGCGGTAATTTTTCTATACCAAGAAAAAACGTCAGGGTTAATGAAGATTATTATTTTGCAATGCTTTCACCGGAGCCTAAAGAATACAGTTCTGATATTAAAGCAATATTACCCAACGGCAGTGAAGAGCGTTTTACCTTAAAAGTGAACAGCCCAAAAACAATTTCAGGATGGAAGTTATATCAAACAGGCTACAACGAACAAATGGGTAAATGGTCTGATTACAGTATTATTGAAGCAGGACGTGACCCATGGCTTCCTGCTGTTTACACCGGTATCTTTTTATTGATTTTCGGTGCTTTCTATTTATTTTGGTTAGGAGGTAAATCAATAAACGGTAATAAACAAAAACACGAAAAATAA
- a CDS encoding CTP synthase, with translation MKNTKYIFITGGVTSSLGKGIISSSLAKLLIARGFSVTIQKLDPYINIDPGTLNPYEHGECYVTEDGAETDLDLGHYERFTNITTSQANNVTTGRIYQTVIDKERRGDYLGKTVQIIPHITDEIKRRIKLLGKENYDFVITEIGGTVGDIESFPYIEAIRQLKWEMEGSTLVIHLTLVPYLSASKELKTKPTQHSVKMLLESGVQPDILVLRTERELTDEVRSKVAKFCNVNLDSVIESIDVETIYEVPLLMQKEKLDVAVLKKLKFPVSGTPDMKKWKLIVEKIKNTACSVKIALIGKYVELPDAYKSINESLIHAGAYNNYSADLQFIHSEEINSENAASVLKDFGGIIVAPGFGHRGIEGKIEAIKFARENNIPFLGICLGMQCAVIEFARNKLNLINANSTEMHPNTPHPVIDLMDEQKSVIDLGGTMRLGSFKCTLSKESKLYEAYSNINIIERHRHRYEFNNKYKEMFEKNGMKATGINPDSGLVEMIELSEHKWFTGVQFHPEYKSTVLNPHPIFIQFLKACKD, from the coding sequence TTGAAAAATACTAAATACATATTTATAACAGGAGGTGTTACATCTTCACTCGGTAAAGGAATTATTTCTTCTTCATTGGCAAAATTGTTAATAGCGAGAGGTTTTTCGGTTACTATACAAAAACTTGATCCGTATATAAATATTGATCCCGGAACTTTAAATCCTTACGAACACGGTGAATGTTACGTTACTGAAGACGGGGCTGAAACCGATTTGGATTTAGGTCATTATGAACGCTTTACAAATATAACAACTTCTCAAGCAAATAATGTAACAACAGGCAGGATTTACCAAACGGTTATTGATAAAGAGAGAAGAGGCGATTATCTCGGAAAAACTGTTCAAATTATTCCTCATATTACTGATGAAATAAAACGAAGAATAAAATTACTCGGTAAAGAAAATTACGATTTTGTAATTACGGAGATAGGCGGAACTGTAGGTGATATTGAATCTTTTCCGTATATTGAAGCCATAAGACAATTAAAATGGGAAATGGAAGGAAGTACATTAGTTATTCATCTTACCCTCGTACCATATTTATCTGCTTCAAAAGAACTTAAAACAAAACCTACGCAGCATTCCGTAAAAATGTTATTGGAAAGCGGTGTACAACCTGATATTTTAGTATTAAGAACCGAACGTGAATTAACAGATGAAGTAAGATCTAAAGTAGCTAAATTTTGTAATGTAAATCTTGATTCTGTTATCGAATCGATTGATGTTGAAACAATATATGAAGTTCCGCTCTTAATGCAGAAAGAAAAACTTGATGTTGCTGTTTTGAAGAAGTTAAAATTTCCTGTTTCAGGAACTCCTGATATGAAGAAGTGGAAGTTAATTGTTGAAAAGATAAAAAATACAGCTTGCTCGGTAAAAATTGCATTAATAGGTAAATATGTCGAATTACCCGATGCTTATAAATCAATAAATGAATCTTTGATTCATGCAGGAGCATATAACAACTATTCGGCAGATTTACAATTTATACATTCTGAAGAAATTAATTCTGAAAATGCAGCTTCCGTTTTAAAAGATTTTGGAGGAATAATAGTTGCACCCGGATTCGGGCACAGAGGTATTGAAGGGAAAATTGAAGCAATAAAATTTGCCCGAGAAAATAATATTCCTTTTCTCGGGATTTGTCTTGGGATGCAATGTGCAGTTATTGAATTTGCAAGAAATAAACTTAATTTAATAAATGCAAACTCAACCGAAATGCATCCAAATACTCCACATCCGGTAATTGATCTTATGGATGAACAAAAAAGTGTTATAGATTTGGGCGGAACAATGCGATTAGGATCTTTTAAATGTACCTTAAGTAAAGAATCTAAACTTTATGAGGCGTACAGTAATATTAATATCATTGAAAGGCACAGACACAGGTACGAATTTAATAATAAATATAAAGAGATGTTTGAAAAAAACGGAATGAAAGCAACAGGGATAAATCCCGATTCCGGATTAGTTGAAATGATTGAGTTGTCGGAACATAAATGGTTTACGGGAGTACAATTTCATCCTGAGTATAAAAGTACGGTATTAAATCCTCATCCTATATTTATTCAGTTTTTGAAAGCTTGTAAAGATTAG
- the ccsA gene encoding cytochrome c biogenesis protein CcsA gives MNRINFSYIAISGIIFLVLSFLVFFLPIKKKRKRMLANFFSIATVLLFVYFIITLWINLERPPMRTLGETRLWYAIFLPIIGLITFYRWKYFWFLAYSNLMAILFIYINLIHPEVYNKTLMPALQSPWFVPHVIVYILSYAILGVSWIVSITGLLKAYPNLSGFAKIISVILSPLYFLIHLFSEDDDESSEKILIMADNIVFIGFAFLTLGLLFGALWAKEAWGHYWTWDPKETWALLTFLVYLIYIHIRSYHKEKTKLHLWILSISFVFLLAAWFGVNYMPSAKNSVHTYSQQN, from the coding sequence ATGAACCGGATAAATTTTTCATATATTGCAATTTCAGGTATCATCTTTTTAGTTTTATCTTTTTTAGTATTCTTCTTACCAATTAAAAAGAAACGAAAAAGGATGCTTGCAAATTTTTTCTCAATCGCAACTGTTTTATTGTTTGTATATTTCATTATAACTTTATGGATAAATCTTGAAAGACCTCCGATGAGAACTCTTGGAGAAACACGATTATGGTATGCAATTTTTCTTCCGATAATCGGGCTTATTACTTTTTACAGATGGAAATATTTTTGGTTTCTTGCATACAGTAATTTAATGGCTATTTTGTTTATTTATATAAATTTAATACATCCTGAAGTTTATAATAAAACTTTAATGCCTGCACTTCAAAGTCCTTGGTTTGTTCCTCATGTAATTGTATATATTTTGTCCTATGCAATTTTAGGAGTTTCATGGATTGTTTCAATAACAGGTTTATTAAAAGCCTATCCGAATCTTTCAGGTTTCGCAAAAATTATTTCTGTAATTTTAAGCCCTTTATATTTTTTAATTCATCTGTTTTCAGAAGATGATGATGAAAGCAGTGAAAAAATTCTAATAATGGCTGATAACATTGTATTTATCGGCTTTGCATTTTTAACATTAGGATTGTTATTCGGTGCTTTATGGGCTAAAGAAGCATGGGGACATTATTGGACATGGGATCCGAAAGAAACATGGGCATTATTAACTTTTTTAGTTTACCTAATATATATACATATCAGATCTTATCATAAGGAAAAAACAAAATTACATTTATGGATTTTGAGCATCTCATTTGTGTTTTTGTTAGCAGCGTGGTTTGGCGTTAATTATATGCCTTCAGCCAAAAACAGTGTTCATACATATTCTCAACAAAATTAA
- the yidC gene encoding membrane protein insertase YidC: MDKNQIIGIIIIFALLVGYGIYQSPSEEEKMEMQRKQDSMRRALSEQNRLDSVKKIQDSIAEAERIALEKVNQIDTIILDSVKNIDLQSEYGVFAHAATGKEEFVTLENQFIKIKFTTKGAYPYYAELKEFKTHDSLPLVLFDKNENTFALKFYSDNKGINSDSLFFENVNGDSVYIADETEKSVVLRVNAGDGKYIEYLYTLEPESYLVKYDIRFYGLEKELASNSSYIDILWKLKSRKQEKGAQWENQNTTIYYKHYQDEVKYLSEMSDDKEEKVDTRLKWIAYKDHFFSTILIAEEYIDEAQMSYVKDELQEEYLKDFESNIVLPFNRSNDTQYKFVYYFGPNDYDVLRKISLKEGDDLNFKRMIPLGWAIFRWVNQIIVIPLFNFLGSIFGTNMGLIILIMTILIKLALFPLTYKSYTSSAKMRVLKPQIDEINKKIPKEKSMERQQSTMALYKKVGVNPMGGCLPMLFQMPILIAMFRFFPASIELRQKSFLWADDLSSYDSIWDFPGGFEIPMYGDHISLFTLLMAGAMLISTMLNKTQMQGTSTQMPGMKFMLYLMPVMMLLWFNKYSAGLSYYYFLSNVITIIQTLVIRRMIDEDALLEKLNAQKKKVKKKSKWQNRIDDMKKNQDQQKKKRR; this comes from the coding sequence ATGGATAAAAATCAAATAATAGGAATTATAATAATTTTTGCTTTGCTTGTCGGTTACGGCATTTATCAATCCCCTTCAGAGGAGGAAAAAATGGAAATGCAAAGAAAGCAAGATTCAATGAGAAGAGCTCTGTCAGAGCAAAACAGATTAGATTCTGTTAAAAAAATACAAGATTCTATTGCAGAAGCAGAGAGAATTGCACTTGAAAAAGTGAACCAAATTGATACAATAATTCTTGATTCAGTTAAAAATATTGATTTACAATCTGAATACGGTGTTTTTGCTCATGCAGCAACCGGAAAAGAAGAATTTGTAACACTTGAAAATCAATTTATAAAAATAAAATTCACAACTAAAGGGGCTTATCCTTATTATGCTGAATTAAAGGAGTTTAAAACCCACGATTCATTACCGTTAGTCCTTTTTGATAAGAATGAGAACACCTTTGCATTGAAGTTTTATTCAGATAATAAAGGAATAAATTCAGACAGCTTATTTTTTGAAAATGTAAACGGAGATTCTGTTTATATTGCAGACGAAACTGAAAAATCAGTTGTATTAAGAGTAAATGCCGGCGACGGAAAATATATTGAGTATTTATATACACTTGAACCTGAAAGCTATCTTGTAAAATATGATATCCGATTTTACGGGCTTGAAAAGGAATTAGCATCAAATTCAAGTTATATTGATATTTTATGGAAATTGAAATCCCGAAAGCAAGAAAAAGGTGCACAATGGGAAAATCAAAATACTACTATTTATTATAAACATTATCAAGATGAAGTTAAGTATTTATCTGAAATGTCTGACGACAAAGAAGAAAAAGTAGATACAAGATTAAAATGGATTGCATATAAAGATCATTTCTTTTCTACAATATTGATTGCCGAAGAATATATTGATGAGGCTCAAATGAGTTATGTAAAAGATGAACTGCAAGAAGAATATTTAAAAGATTTTGAAAGTAATATTGTTTTACCTTTTAACAGATCAAATGATACACAATATAAATTCGTTTATTATTTCGGACCTAATGATTATGATGTTCTCAGAAAAATTTCTTTGAAAGAAGGAGATGATCTGAATTTTAAACGTATGATTCCGCTTGGATGGGCAATATTCAGGTGGGTGAATCAGATAATTGTTATTCCTTTATTTAACTTTTTGGGGTCAATTTTCGGTACTAATATGGGTTTGATTATTCTTATTATGACCATCCTTATAAAATTAGCATTATTCCCGCTTACATACAAATCTTATACTTCATCTGCAAAAATGCGTGTTTTAAAACCGCAAATTGATGAGATTAATAAAAAGATACCGAAAGAAAAGTCAATGGAACGTCAACAATCAACCATGGCTTTATACAAAAAAGTAGGAGTAAATCCCATGGGGGGATGCTTGCCGATGTTGTTCCAGATGCCGATATTAATTGCAATGTTCCGTTTCTTCCCGGCTTCTATAGAATTGAGACAAAAAAGTTTCCTTTGGGCAGACGATTTATCATCTTATGATTCAATATGGGATTTTCCCGGTGGATTTGAGATACCGATGTACGGCGATCATATAAGTTTGTTTACCTTATTAATGGCAGGAGCAATGCTTATAAGCACAATGCTTAACAAAACACAAATGCAAGGCACAAGCACACAAATGCCCGGCATGAAGTTTATGTTATATCTAATGCCTGTTATGATGTTGCTTTGGTTCAATAAATATTCTGCCGGATTAAGCTATTATTATTTTTTATCTAATGTTATTACTATTATACAAACATTGGTAATAAGAAGAATGATAGATGAAGATGCTTTATTGGAAAAATTAAATGCACAGAAGAAAAAAGTAAAGAAAAAATCTAAATGGCAAAATAGAATTGATGATATGAAAAAAAATCAAGATCAACAAAAGAAAAAAAGAAGATAA
- a CDS encoding DUF349 domain-containing protein yields MSDKEIKNEENVSEPLKKDEEISSADKILQKIKDKKEANTIDEDIKEVETEIDNNITETPVTSTDNTEILNSEETENTKLKEIEEPEIEEKNETVAETIDYSQYSKKELLKNFNDILNQPDVLKNEDNIKEICKRFYTVIEEEELERKNKYIEDGGDEDSYEPVKDPADITLKELLKKFSGKKEAIEKQQREEKKKNLELKYAVIEDVKELINKPESFNKTFNKFRDLQKRWNSIGLVPKNDVKNLLDEYNKNVQKFYEYVEVNKELRELDFKKNFDIKIKLCELAEELLLETNYSTAKKELQELHKKWKETGPVSNESRDELWGRFQNATIKVNENYAIHIESIKEQQEKNLESKRFLVEKANEYASGEYTNHLEWKDASNQVVQLQKLWKKIGYVPKEFNNEIYNLFKTACDMFFERIREFYDETEKHRDDNYQKKLDLCIQAESLQESSEWNKTTDIYKNIQVEWKKIGPVPKKHSDEIWKRFRKACNNFFNKKKEYFKDKKSSEKENLIKKEQIIEMIENLEFSDNQIENLKKLKELQNEFTSVGFVPYENKDEIYEKYHQATDSKFSKLDISKDKRDEFKFNENLEIIKNSPGAERIASNELLKIQSKIDKLNDDIKVWENNIGFFANSDKSESLIKNINDKIESAKSKVAILKHNINELEKIVN; encoded by the coding sequence ATGTCTGACAAGGAAATTAAAAATGAAGAAAATGTATCTGAACCTTTAAAAAAGGATGAAGAAATCAGCAGTGCTGACAAAATTCTACAAAAAATTAAAGATAAGAAAGAAGCAAATACAATTGATGAAGATATTAAAGAAGTTGAAACTGAAATTGATAATAATATCACAGAAACACCGGTAACTTCTACAGATAATACAGAAATTTTAAATTCTGAAGAAACAGAGAATACTAAGTTAAAAGAAATTGAAGAACCGGAGATTGAAGAAAAGAATGAAACTGTTGCAGAAACAATTGATTATTCTCAATATTCAAAAAAGGAACTTTTAAAGAACTTCAATGATATTTTAAATCAACCGGATGTATTAAAAAATGAAGATAACATAAAAGAAATATGCAAAAGATTTTATACTGTTATTGAAGAAGAAGAACTTGAAAGAAAAAATAAATACATTGAAGACGGAGGAGATGAAGATTCATACGAACCTGTAAAAGACCCTGCAGATATAACATTAAAAGAACTTTTAAAGAAGTTCTCCGGTAAAAAAGAAGCAATTGAAAAGCAGCAAAGAGAAGAAAAGAAAAAAAATCTTGAATTAAAATATGCGGTTATTGAAGATGTTAAGGAGTTGATAAACAAACCTGAATCTTTTAATAAAACATTTAATAAATTCAGGGATCTTCAAAAAAGATGGAACAGCATAGGATTAGTTCCAAAAAATGACGTAAAAAATCTTTTGGATGAATATAATAAAAATGTTCAAAAATTTTACGAATATGTTGAAGTAAATAAAGAATTAAGAGAACTTGATTTTAAGAAAAACTTTGACATAAAAATTAAACTTTGTGAACTGGCGGAAGAATTATTGTTGGAAACAAATTATTCAACTGCTAAAAAAGAACTTCAAGAATTACACAAAAAATGGAAAGAAACAGGGCCTGTTTCTAATGAGAGCAGAGATGAATTATGGGGCAGGTTTCAAAATGCAACCATTAAAGTCAATGAAAATTATGCAATTCATATTGAATCGATAAAAGAACAACAAGAAAAAAATCTGGAGTCAAAAAGATTTCTTGTTGAAAAAGCAAATGAATATGCATCCGGTGAATATACAAATCATCTTGAATGGAAAGACGCATCAAATCAAGTAGTTCAATTGCAAAAATTATGGAAGAAGATCGGTTATGTACCGAAAGAATTCAATAATGAAATTTATAATCTGTTCAAAACTGCTTGCGATATGTTTTTTGAAAGGATTAGAGAATTTTATGATGAAACAGAGAAACACAGAGACGATAATTATCAAAAAAAATTAGATTTATGTATTCAAGCGGAAAGCCTTCAAGAAAGTTCTGAATGGAATAAAACAACAGACATTTATAAAAATATTCAAGTTGAATGGAAAAAGATAGGACCTGTTCCGAAAAAGCATTCAGATGAAATATGGAAAAGATTCAGAAAAGCTTGTAATAATTTCTTTAATAAAAAGAAAGAATACTTTAAAGATAAGAAAAGCAGCGAGAAAGAAAACCTAATTAAGAAAGAACAGATTATTGAGATGATTGAGAATTTAGAGTTTTCGGATAATCAAATAGAAAATCTTAAAAAACTTAAAGAACTGCAAAATGAATTTACTTCTGTTGGTTTTGTTCCATACGAGAATAAAGATGAAATATATGAAAAGTATCATCAAGCAACAGACAGTAAGTTTAGTAAATTAGATATAAGCAAAGATAAAAGAGATGAATTTAAGTTTAATGAAAATCTTGAGATAATAAAAAATTCACCCGGTGCTGAAAGAATCGCTTCAAATGAGTTATTAAAAATTCAAAGTAAGATAGATAAGTTGAATGATGATATTAAAGTTTGGGAAAATAACATTGGATTCTTTGCAAACTCTGATAAGTCGGAATCATTGATCAAAAATATTAACGATAAGATAGAATCTGCAAAAAGCAAAGTTGCAATACTGAAACATAACATTAATGAACTGGAAAAAATCGTGAATTAA